The genomic window GACGTGTTCGAGGCGCTCGACGCGCTGAAGGCCAAGGGCAAGATCGCCAATTACGGCGTCAGCGTCGAAAAGGTCGAAGAGGCGCTGAAGGCGATCGAGTTTCCGGGCGTCGCCAGCGTCCAGATCATCTACAACATCTTCCGCCAGCGTCCGGCCGCGCTGTTCTTCCCGGAGGCAAAGCGCAGGAACATTGCCGTGATCGTGCGCGTGCCGCTCGCAAGCGGGCTGCTTTCGGGCAAGATCACCCGCGACACCGTCTTCGACAGCGCCGACCACCGCAATTTCAACCGCAATGGCGATGCCTTCGATGTCGGCGAAACCTTTGCCGGCGTGCCCTTCGAGATCGCGCTCGATGCCGTCGAGGAAGTCCGAAAGCATGTGCCGCGCGGCGCCGCCATGGCCGCGTTCGCGCTGCGCTGGATCCTGATGAACGATGCCGTGACGGTCGCCATCCCCGGAGCGCGCAATGCCGACCAGGCGAAAGCCAATGCCGCCGCGTCCGACCTGCCGGTCATCGGCGCCGAGGTGATGGCGGCGATGGATGAAATCTACCGCACCCGCATCGCGCCCCATGTGCACCAGCGCTGGTAGAGGCGCGGCACGCACCGGAGCCCGAAAGGCCGAGGCTCGACGCCCGGACTGCTGACAAAGCCCCTCCCCAAGCTCGTCCGTCATGCCGGCCCTGAGCCGGCATCCAGGGCCGCATAGTAGCCCTTTGCGACGCGCCTTGTCTCTATGATCCGCCCGTCGCAACGCCCTGGACCCCGGATCAAGTCCGGGGTGACGGCTGAGTGGGAGGCGACGGCGTAACGCTTTCGGGCTTGTCAACAAACAGAAAGGCCGGGCGACAAAGCCCGGCCTCTCTCATTTTGCAATCGGTAACGATCAGTTCAGCGAGACCGTGAAGAACAGCGTCTCGCCGGAGGAATCGTCGACGCCGTCATTGTCGGTCACGGCATAGGCCGTGCCGTCGGCGGCGATGGTGAAGCCCTCGATCTTGTCGACGACGAAACCGTTGGAGGCGGATTTCATCAGCGGCAGAAGATCGGCCGCTTCCTGCTTTTCGACAACCGGCAGCGTGGAGCCGATCGGCGCAGGCTTCATGTCGGCAAGGGCGACCTTGTAGAGCTTCTTCAGGCCGGCCGCGTCGCCGATCTGGTTGTCGCGTTCGACGATATAGACGCTGTCGCCGTTGGCCGTGATCTCGGACAGACCGACCCAGCCCTTTTCAGCGGTTTCCAGCGGATAGGCCACCGCGCCCCATTCCTGAGTAGCCGGCTTGTAGGCGATAAGCTTGACGAAGCCCTTTTCGTCGTCGCCCCATTCGCGCTGCACCGCCATCCACAACGTCAGGTCATCGCCTTCGCCAACCGTGGTGATGCCTTCCATGCCGAAGCGGGTCTGGGCCGCAAGCAGGGCCTCCGGCAGGTCGATGGTCTCGGTGATCGCGCCGGTTCCGTCGACATGGTAGACCGCATGCGGCACCTCCTTGTCGGGATTGCCTTCCGAGGCGAGCCAGAAGCCGCCCTTGCCATCAACCGCAACGCCTTCGAGGTCGAGCTTTTCAGCCGGAGCGCCGTCGCGGGTGACGCGGATGACATCGGTGATCATCGCCGGCTTCCGCGCGGCATCGATGATGAAGATCGACGGCTGACCGGAATAGAAGCTGTCATTGACGGCATAGAGCTTGCCGGCGTCAGAAGGATCTGCGGCAAGGCCCGAAAGCGCGCCGAAGCCGATCAGCGGATCGCGGGTGAGATCGGAAACGATCTGCGGATAATTGGCCTCCGCATCCTCGTAGGCATAGAGCATCACATGCGACCGCACGCCGCCATCGGGTCCGAGATCGGTCTCGTTGGCGGTGACCAGCAGATTGCGGCCGGGAATGGCAACGCCGCTTTCCGGCGAAAGACCGGACGGCAGAAGCTGCACGAGTTCGGGCGCATCGGCGGTGCTGTCGTCGTAAACGCCGACGACGGAGGCGCGCTCGGACAGCACGAACAGATAGTCGGTGTCGCCGAACGTTCCCTTGATCAGGCCCTCGGGCTCGACGCCCTTCTTGCCGGCGCGCTTGTCCGGGAAATGGCCGATCGAGGCAACGGCGCGCTCGAACGAGGCGCCGGATTCGTAAAGCAGTTCGCCGGAATCGGAGAAGATCGAGAAGCCGCGCGAACCGCCCTTGTAGTCGCCCTCATTGGCGATGGCGAAGCGATCATTGTCGAGCCATTTGACGGTGTCGGGCTCGCGGGCGACGCCGGAAAGCGAACCGGTGAAATCAAGCCGGCCATCCTTTTCGGTATCGATGCCGCTGATGTCGACGGAGCCGGCGGAGAAATGGTTCTTCACCTCGCCGGTATTGCCGTCGATGATGGCGATGCCGTTGTTTTCCTGCAGCGTCAGCACGATTTCGTTGTCGGCGTTGATATCGATGAATTCCGGCTCGGGATCCGTCGGGGCAACCATTTCGGAAAAGCCGGTCATGGCGACATGCTTGATCGTGGCGCAGTCGGCAACGCCGTCATTCAGCGAAATGATCACCAGATCGCCGGCCGGCATCTGCGGGATCTCGCCGTCGTTCAGGTCTTCGTCGCGTTCGTTTTCGATCGCGATGGCAACGATCGAGCCATCCGGAGAGGCGGCGACGGAATCGGGCTGGCCGCCGAGATCGCACTGGCTTTCAAGCGTGCGCGAGGCGATATCGACAACGCCGATGAAACCCGACGGCGCGGTGTAGCTTTCCGAGGTGTTGACGCCGACCAGCGCCTTGGAACCTGAAACGGCAACCGAGGTCGGCTCGCCGTCAAGCTTGAGGATCCCGAGAGCAGCCGGCGCTTTCGGATCGGTGATGTCGACAAAGCCGAGGGCGCCAAGCGGGCTGTCGGAATAGATCAGCGTGTTGCCGTCCTCGCTCGCGGCGATGATTTCCGCAGAGGTTTCGGTCACCGGATCCATGTCGGCGGGCAGGTTGCCGGCGACGTTGAACACCGCGATACGGTTGAAGACGGGTTCGGCGGCGGCCGGGAACGCGGCGGAAGCCAGCAGTGCGGCGCTCAGAGCCGCACCGGTGAGACGGAATCGCATAGATAAACCCTCCAAGGTCAAGTTATCAGCAGGGTTCTGCGCGAGACGTGTGACAGCAGGATTACGCGGCGATGACAGGATGGTGACAACCCCCTGCTACCGCTCCCTTCGGCGCTCGATCAGCATGATTGAAAGCGAGGCGGTGAGGATCATCACGCCGCCGAGCCAGAACAGCGTATCCGGCGCATAGCCGAAAACCAGCCAGCCGCCGAGCACGTTGAGCGGCAGTTTCAGGTCGTCGAAGGGCTGGACATAGGCCGCGTCCGCGCTCGAATAGGCGAGCGTCAGGAAATATTGCGCAAGCGCCGTCAGCAGGCCGAGCGCGAGCATGATCCAGATCGCATCGCCCATGGGCACGGCAAAGCCGCCGCCAACGGCGACCAGTGCGTTTATCGGGGTCAGCAGCATCAACAGCCAGACGGTGATCGATTCGGGCTTCTCATGCGCCGTCAGCCGCTTGGTGATCAGCGAGGTTCCGCCCCACAGAAGCGCCGAGGCGACCGGCAGCAGCGCCGCCCAGGTGAAGCTTTCCGACCAGGGCTGAAGGATCAGCAGCGCGCCGGTGAACCCCACCGCCGTCGCGATCCAGCGTGACGGCCCGACCGTCTCGCCCAGAAACAGTTTTGCCCCGACGATGATGAAGAACGGCGAGGTCATGACCAGCGCGATCGCCTGGCCGATCGGAACCGAGGCAAGGCCGATAGCCCAGGCCTGCACCCCGAGCGCGGAGAGCGCCACCCGAAAGACATGCTGCCATGGATAGCTGGTTTTCATCACCGAAAGCCCGGTGCGCCAGAGATAGGGCACCGCAAACACCAGCGCGATGCCATATTGCCAGAACGCGACCGATGACGCCGCAAACCCCATATTCATCGTCACCTGCTGGATCAACACATTGCCGGCCGCGTAAACCACGCCGGCGAGCACCATCCAGAAAGCGCCGGTCAAAGCAGGCGAGCGGGAGATTACCTTACCCATAAGTGCGACAGCCCCTTCAGCACGAGCACAGACTGATGCCACAGGTAAAGAACTTGCCTCCCGCGGGCAAGCCGGTTCGCGCGTTCAACGTTCGGGCCGAAAGCAGAGGTGACGGCGCTTCACAATGGCCGGACACGGGTGACATAGGCTTCGAAGAAATCCGAAAACCGGGCAACCCGGACCGGCAGGCGGTCATAGGGCGGATAATAGAGCGTCAGCCACAGTTCCGGCGGCGTCCAGCCGGAAAGCACCTGCGTCAGCCGCCCCTCTCCCAGCGCGTCCTCGACGATGAAGTGCGGAAGCAGCGCGACGCCCTCGCCGTTTTCGGCAAGTCGTGCCAGAAGCTCGCCGTTATTGCCGGCAAATGTCGTCCCTGCCCGCACCCGCCGTCTTTTCCCGGCGCTCGTCAACTCCCAGGTTTCAGTCGCCGCCTCCGCATCAAAGGCCAGGCAGGCGGAAAGATCGTCAGGCGTTTCCGGCGTTCCGTTGGTGGCCAGAAATCCGGGCGAGGCCACCAGCACCCGCCGGATCGGACACAATTTGCGCCAGATCGTCGATTTGTCCTCGGGCGGTCCGGAAATCCGGATGGCCAGATCGAATGGCGCGGTGACGATATCGACGAAACTGTCGTCAAGCGTCACCGAAAGGCTGATCGCTGGATGTTGCGAGCGGAAACCGGAGAGCACATCCGGCAATATCTGCTGGCCGAGCGACAGCGGCGCGTTCAGCCTGATGTGGCCGCTGACGGCCGCCTCCCGCTCGCGCACCTCCTCGCTGGCATCGTCGAACGCCTTCAACAGCGGCCGCATCCGCGCCGCATAGATCGCGCCCGCCGAGGTGAGCGACACCTGACGCGTGGTGCGCACGAAAAGCTGCACGCCGAGCCGCTCCTCCAGCGCACCAACGGCTCGCGTCACGCTTGGCGCGGTCATGGCAAGCGCGCGTGACGCCGCGGCAAAACTGCCAAGTTCGGCGACGCTCAGGAAAACACGGATGTCGTTCAAAGCCTTCATGAGGTTATTATTACGTCATATGCAATAATATCGTCAATTTAATTACACTTATCGTTTCATCTCTGATGCCCCATCTTATGTCCAGAAACGAGGCGCGAAACGCACGCCCCGTAAGGCAAGGAACAATATGATGTTACAGCAGATCAAGGGCTTGCATCACATCACCTCCATGGCGGCGGATGCACAGGCCAACAATGACTT from Martelella sp. NC20 includes these protein-coding regions:
- a CDS encoding LysR family transcriptional regulator; the protein is MKALNDIRVFLSVAELGSFAAASRALAMTAPSVTRAVGALEERLGVQLFVRTTRQVSLTSAGAIYAARMRPLLKAFDDASEEVREREAAVSGHIRLNAPLSLGQQILPDVLSGFRSQHPAISLSVTLDDSFVDIVTAPFDLAIRISGPPEDKSTIWRKLCPIRRVLVASPGFLATNGTPETPDDLSACLAFDAEAATETWELTSAGKRRRVRAGTTFAGNNGELLARLAENGEGVALLPHFIVEDALGEGRLTQVLSGWTPPELWLTLYYPPYDRLPVRVARFSDFFEAYVTRVRPL
- a CDS encoding aldo/keto reductase, yielding MHYHNFGRTGRPVSNIGFGAWQIGGSWGSVSEDDGRAALHAALDSGINFIDTADVYGDGRSEKIIADVLANRGGQKPFVATKAGRRLDPHTADGYNLENLEGFVDRSLKNLKMERLDLVQLHCPPTEAFYRPDVFEALDALKAKGKIANYGVSVEKVEEALKAIEFPGVASVQIIYNIFRQRPAALFFPEAKRRNIAVIVRVPLASGLLSGKITRDTVFDSADHRNFNRNGDAFDVGETFAGVPFEIALDAVEEVRKHVPRGAAMAAFALRWILMNDAVTVAIPGARNADQAKANAAASDLPVIGAEVMAAMDEIYRTRIAPHVHQRW
- a CDS encoding DMT family transporter; the encoded protein is MGKVISRSPALTGAFWMVLAGVVYAAGNVLIQQVTMNMGFAASSVAFWQYGIALVFAVPYLWRTGLSVMKTSYPWQHVFRVALSALGVQAWAIGLASVPIGQAIALVMTSPFFIIVGAKLFLGETVGPSRWIATAVGFTGALLILQPWSESFTWAALLPVASALLWGGTSLITKRLTAHEKPESITVWLLMLLTPINALVAVGGGFAVPMGDAIWIMLALGLLTALAQYFLTLAYSSADAAYVQPFDDLKLPLNVLGGWLVFGYAPDTLFWLGGVMILTASLSIMLIERRRER
- a CDS encoding esterase-like activity of phytase family protein, with the translated sequence MRFRLTGAALSAALLASAAFPAAAEPVFNRIAVFNVAGNLPADMDPVTETSAEIIAASEDGNTLIYSDSPLGALGFVDITDPKAPAALGILKLDGEPTSVAVSGSKALVGVNTSESYTAPSGFIGVVDIASRTLESQCDLGGQPDSVAASPDGSIVAIAIENERDEDLNDGEIPQMPAGDLVIISLNDGVADCATIKHVAMTGFSEMVAPTDPEPEFIDINADNEIVLTLQENNGIAIIDGNTGEVKNHFSAGSVDISGIDTEKDGRLDFTGSLSGVAREPDTVKWLDNDRFAIANEGDYKGGSRGFSIFSDSGELLYESGASFERAVASIGHFPDKRAGKKGVEPEGLIKGTFGDTDYLFVLSERASVVGVYDDSTADAPELVQLLPSGLSPESGVAIPGRNLLVTANETDLGPDGGVRSHVMLYAYEDAEANYPQIVSDLTRDPLIGFGALSGLAADPSDAGKLYAVNDSFYSGQPSIFIIDAARKPAMITDVIRVTRDGAPAEKLDLEGVAVDGKGGFWLASEGNPDKEVPHAVYHVDGTGAITETIDLPEALLAAQTRFGMEGITTVGEGDDLTLWMAVQREWGDDEKGFVKLIAYKPATQEWGAVAYPLETAEKGWVGLSEITANGDSVYIVERDNQIGDAAGLKKLYKVALADMKPAPIGSTLPVVEKQEAADLLPLMKSASNGFVVDKIEGFTIAADGTAYAVTDNDGVDDSSGETLFFTVSLN